Within Candidatus Methylomirabilota bacterium, the genomic segment TATTGTTCCTGCACCCAGATGTCCGGCGTCCTTCGTGCGCTAGCCGTCACGATCCCTTGCAAGGAGGCATCCATGCGTTGTGTCATCGCCTTCGGGCTCGCCATGCTCGTCGTCCTCGGTGCGGGGCTCGTCCCCCCGGCCGCGGCCCAGACCAAGGACGACACGCTCGTCTACGCGCTGCAGAGCGACGTGCAGAACTGGGATCCCCCCAACTCGGTGCTTCGCGAGAGCATCATTCTCGGCTACAACGTGTTCGACCACCTGGCCGCGCGTGACCTCAAGACCGGCAAGGTCGGTCCGAGCCTCGCGCTGTCGTGGAAGAACCTCGACGACACCACGTGGGAGGTCAAGCTCCGGCCGAACGTGAAGTTCCACGACGGCACCCCCTTCGGAGCCAAGGACGTCAAGGCAACCTTCGAGCGCGTGCTGAATCCGGAGAACAAGCTCACCGCCCGCGGCAACCACGCCAAGATCAAGAGCGTGGAGGTGGTGGACGACCTCACGGTGCGGTTCAAGACGGACGGGCCCTATCCCCTGTTCGTCGAGCGGCTCACCGCGCAGGTCATGCAGTCCGAGAAGGTGATCCGGGAGAAGGGCCACGAGTGGATGCAGGAGAACCCGATCGGCACCGGGCCCTACAAGCTCGTGCGCTGGAACAAGAAGCAGGAGCACTTCCTCCAGCGCAACGACGACTACTGGGGCCCGAAGCCGGCCTTCAAGTACGTCCGTATCCGGATCATCCCCGAGCAGGCCACCCAGATCGCGGAGCTGGTGTCGGGCGGGGTGGACATCATCAAGGCGGTGCCGCCGGACCAGATGGACGTGATCAACAAGTCGGGCCAGGCACGGACCGTGACGTCGCCGATCCTGCGCACCGCGATGATCCAGCTCGACCAGGCCGGCCGGTCGGGTCCGAACCCGATGACGGACAAGCGGGTGCGGCAGGCGGTGAACTACGCCACCGACATGGACGGGATCATCAAGCACGTGCTCAACGGCCTGGCCGACCGCACCGCCACCACCGTGAACCCGATGGCCTTCGGCTACGACCCGAGTATCAAGCCCTACAAGCAGGATCTGGCGCAGGCCAAGAAGCTGCTCGCCGAGGCCGGGTACCCGAACGGGCTCGAGGTGGGGTTCATGCGCGGACAGCCCATCGTGGAGCCGGGGCTGATCCAGACCTCCGACGCCATCGTGGCCGACCTGGCCAAGGCCGGCATCCGTACCAAGGCGCGCATGATCGGGGAGACCGGCCCGTTCACCAACCTCGTCCGGGACAGCAAGCCCGACCCGATGTTCGAGTGGTCGTGGGGCTACTACTCGATCTTCGACGCGGACGCGATCTTCTACGACGTGATGACGTGCGGCCAGCCGTACAGCTACTACTGCAACAAGGCCTTCGATGATCTCGTGTTCCAGGGCCGCTCGACCCTGGACACCAAGAAGCGCGCCGAGATCTACGCCAAGGCCCAGCGGATGATCCACGACGACGCGGCCTATCTCTTCAAGTGGGGGCTGCGCGGCGTGTGGGGCGTCAGCAACCGCGTCGACTACGACGCCCCCCGCGACGAGGTCGACCGGATGTGGATCGTGACGCCGCGGAAGAAGTAGAGATCTCGCCCCGTCCCGGGCCCCTCACCCTGCCCTCTCCCCAACGGGAGAGGGTGCGAGGCGGGGGGCCGGGACGGG encodes:
- a CDS encoding ABC transporter substrate-binding protein, translating into MRCVIAFGLAMLVVLGAGLVPPAAAQTKDDTLVYALQSDVQNWDPPNSVLRESIILGYNVFDHLAARDLKTGKVGPSLALSWKNLDDTTWEVKLRPNVKFHDGTPFGAKDVKATFERVLNPENKLTARGNHAKIKSVEVVDDLTVRFKTDGPYPLFVERLTAQVMQSEKVIREKGHEWMQENPIGTGPYKLVRWNKKQEHFLQRNDDYWGPKPAFKYVRIRIIPEQATQIAELVSGGVDIIKAVPPDQMDVINKSGQARTVTSPILRTAMIQLDQAGRSGPNPMTDKRVRQAVNYATDMDGIIKHVLNGLADRTATTVNPMAFGYDPSIKPYKQDLAQAKKLLAEAGYPNGLEVGFMRGQPIVEPGLIQTSDAIVADLAKAGIRTKARMIGETGPFTNLVRDSKPDPMFEWSWGYYSIFDADAIFYDVMTCGQPYSYYCNKAFDDLVFQGRSTLDTKKRAEIYAKAQRMIHDDAAYLFKWGLRGVWGVSNRVDYDAPRDEVDRMWIVTPRKK